The genomic window ACTAGCCTGTTCTGGTTCTTATTTTGATGACAAactttaatatattttcttttttgtttaccatgtttacaggtcTTCCTACTGGTGTATTGCTACGGTACTTTAGCTGCGAACGAGTAGGAGTTACTGGTGCCATCATCTACTTCACTGGAGTCTTTCTGAGTTCCTTTGCAACCTCAATAATATTTCTGTTCGTTACTTTTACAATTATTGGTACGTTTATTACTGGTGATGACACAGGGTAAAAGAAAAAAGGGCCAAGAAAACCAAGTGATGATGTTTCACATTCATGTTGTTGTCTACAAAAAATAGGGAGGGCGGTTCCAGAAGATAATGGGTATGAACGCCACGCAATGTAAATATTCATGTGAAacgtttttattcattttgtgaACCACTGTCCATTTGGCTCAAGTTTGATTGCCACTGGACTTCGACTGTTCATGTGAGAtcagattttgtattttcagcctatttaaaagttgacctcaaatgacctttaacctcagtatGTGACCTTAAACACtaccaatagatgagggttcccaactttctatagtgcagctatgaccaaAGTTTGGTTGCAAAAGAATTTGAGCTGTTCATATATGAGACCACAGTTTAACCAAAAGCCttgaataatcatgataattgttgACCAAATACACACACCCTACAAGAACACCCCGAGACACGCACGACTCGTGATTCTATAAtataaggtcttttccttcggaCGACCTAAAAAGACAAAAAATCTTAACAAAATCTTCGTTATATTTTATTCTGTTAGGTATCGGAGGTGGGATGCTCTATACTGCAACCATCGTGGTCGTTCAAAAACAGTTTCGAGGACATTTTGCATTAATGTATTCGTTCATCAGCATAGGCAGTGCTATTGGAAAGACCCTCTCACCACCATTAATCCGATTCCTTATCTACGTATATGGATGGCGAGGGGCTCTGCTAGTTGAGGCAGCCATTCTTTCTCACTGTATTGTCGCTGCATTACATTTTAAACCAAAGGAAAGAATTTCAGaagaaaaaacactacaaaataACGTTATGGTCCTAAAAGAAACAACTGACACACAGAGGGAACAAAACAATGGCCTGAAAGACACGGGGAATAATAGTAGCAGCATACAAGATGTCGATACCTCGAATGGACAAAGGAACACGACCAATGCTATGAAAGATTACTCCCCAACGAAAGGTCATACAGACAAGTCAGGAAAGCTCCAATTGTCGAAACAAACCCGGAAAAGTATGTACTTTTGTTTTGTTCCATCTTTACCAGTATGGATAATCACATCCGTGTATCTTTTCCAGTTGGTAGGATCTTTAGCAGTGGTGATTTTTGGTGTAGCCAAAGCCGAGGAAGAAGACGGAGTCGATTTTATCAGCGCAAGTTTGGTCCTGTCCATTTTTGGACTGGGTGGAATATTTGGACGAATT from Amphiura filiformis chromosome 5, Afil_fr2py, whole genome shotgun sequence includes these protein-coding regions:
- the LOC140152838 gene encoding monocarboxylate transporter 14-like isoform X2; protein product: MASAKSATARMKASDAEYSSLKETSLQKKATRLRFFHYALFASAFLSRGLVQCLNLKGVYLLEFQQEFNISAAIAGWLTALPDAILGIIGLPTGVLLRYFSCERVGVTGAIIYFTGVFLSSFATSIIFLFVTFTIIGIGGGMLYTATIVVVQKQFRGHFALMYSFISIGSAIGKTLSPPLIRFLIYVYGWRGALLVEAAILSHCIVAALHFKPKERISEEKTLQNNVMVLKETTDTQREQNNGLKDTGNNSSSIQDVDTSNGQRNTTNAMKDYSPTKGHTDKSGKLQLSKQTRKSMYFCFVPSLPVWIITSVYLFQLVGSLAVVIFGVAKAEEEDGVDFISASLVLSIFGLGGIFGRILNGVVIDRGWLSPIGVEITMSAFICTIAFISNANDGYAMLMTIAACQGFTFAFLHTVLVIVVKEVDDPSRFSINLGFAHSVSAIGQIAGGYLMGFVRDVTGNYAATFYVAGGSFLLAVILSIILYFLERGRKSRNSFPTNMTV
- the LOC140152838 gene encoding monocarboxylate transporter 14-like isoform X1 — protein: MNIGGLFLICKSAKMASAKSATARMKASDAEYSSLKETSLQKKATRLRFFHYALFASAFLSRGLVQCLNLKGVYLLEFQQEFNISAAIAGWLTALPDAILGIIGLPTGVLLRYFSCERVGVTGAIIYFTGVFLSSFATSIIFLFVTFTIIGIGGGMLYTATIVVVQKQFRGHFALMYSFISIGSAIGKTLSPPLIRFLIYVYGWRGALLVEAAILSHCIVAALHFKPKERISEEKTLQNNVMVLKETTDTQREQNNGLKDTGNNSSSIQDVDTSNGQRNTTNAMKDYSPTKGHTDKSGKLQLSKQTRKSMYFCFVPSLPVWIITSVYLFQLVGSLAVVIFGVAKAEEEDGVDFISASLVLSIFGLGGIFGRILNGVVIDRGWLSPIGVEITMSAFICTIAFISNANDGYAMLMTIAACQGFTFAFLHTVLVIVVKEVDDPSRFSINLGFAHSVSAIGQIAGGYLMGFVRDVTGNYAATFYVAGGSFLLAVILSIILYFLERGRKSRNSFPTNMTV